The Arvicola amphibius chromosome 11, mArvAmp1.2, whole genome shotgun sequence genomic interval tatatgatatatatatatggtacaatttatatatatatattgtatatatatatacaaattatatatatatatatatatatatcatataatggTATCTACTCTCCAGAGAACTTACTATAGTTTGTAGTGCTATATTTACATAATTGTTTTAGCTAAACAATCTGTAAAATACACGAGGACAAGGAGTCTACCTGCCTTGTTCTCCCACTAAAACCCAATACAGACTTGTCAGGCAGCAAGCCTTCCAATTTTCAGTCAAGAAGGAAAACCAGGCAAATTGAAGCTAAATCTGGATTATGTTCAAGTTCTGATGTTCAATGACAAACCTTTTATTGAGCTAGACATAgagccattttattttctctaaagattaaaaataaggaATCACTTGATGTGAAAGTTGGCAAAGAAAAGTTTGGTCAGGGCCTGCATTTTGTAGTAAGCCAAACACCAGAAAAATTTtccttaagaaaatgaaacacgcAATGTCAGTTAAAGACCGGACAAACCACTGAAACTGGGACCTGTAAAAGGTCACCGGTTTTTAAGACTTTGGCTCTAGCAAACTTTAAAGAAAGCAATGTTGCACAGTTAAATGTCTTGAGTTCTTTTACTGTGtactattttattgtcttttgttgAATACACATGTTTTACTGCCAGTCCAGATAAACAAGTATATAAACAAGATACTAAACTCTACTTTTGGCAGATGTCAAGATAGCCTGTGCAGATTAAAATGATGTATTTCACCCTAAGAAATGGTTTTCAATCATAcaaatttttttatgaaaaataactgTCCAAAAGCATTCTCCCAGCTTGTAACACATTTTCAGAGTAactctcgaaaaaaaaaaaaattcaaaaatactaCCATAAAAATATGCCAATACCATATGGCTTTATGAAATAACttctaatctttttatttttatttaaaaaggttCCCAAGTTTTAAATAAACTGCCAGCAACGTTTTCTTCACTTAAAAGTGCATATATCTGGGGACAGGACATACATAACcttttgaacaaatgatttttacAAATTAATGCACACAgtaacacttaaaatattttgaggcAAAGTTTTTCCAACAAGTCATCCAGACTGCAGTATATGACTTTTCCCCCTATATTTTTCTATAGCCTCTGAATTATCAATGAGATGCTTTGGCAGTTTTAGGACACATCAGAGTCTCCACCAAGAGCTGCCGACAACAATGAGGTCCTTGGAGATGACAATGGTCTTGATGGCTCAGTCTGAATAGATATGTTACTGGACTGGCTCTCTAAATCTGAGGCAAAGGTGCTTTCTTCTCTTACATCAAGAGTCTGTTCAACTGAGACTGCTGGTGGTACACTATTATCCAAGGTCCGGCTGGTACTCAAGTCATCAGAAAGTGCAGTAACATCACATTCCTTATCCAGGGCACCAAACTCATCTTCTATCGTGACAACATCTCTCGTTTCAAAGGCTTCCAAGGAAGGAGTCAAAACTTCACTGTGGAGAGGCTGTGGAAGATTGCCATCGCTGCCTTCCACAGCTGCCTTCCCTTCAGGGTCCTTGTCACTGTCACTGTCGATGGTTATGACAACTGGGGAACGGGAAGCAGCATCTCCATGGTGCTTCTTATGTTTCTTCttatgcttcttcttcttcttcttgtggTGTTTAGCTGTGTCAGTAGTTTTTCCTTCATAAACTATCTCTACACTCAGGCTACgtgtcctccttttcctcttcttgtgttttgtctctctgtctgatgATCGGCTATCTGAAAAGCTGTCACTCTCATTTTTGTAATTTCCATCAAGTTTTGATGATTTTTGGTAGTGACTGTCCTTCCCTTTGGAAGCACAATCATGAGACTGCTGAGCTACTTCATTAGTACCTTCCAAATGCCGGGTTTTGTACTTTCGTTTCCCTCCAGGCTTTTCGTTTCTCACCCGGTCAGGCGCAGGCGCAGCAGATGTGGTCCTCGACCTACTACTGGACACGCTTCTTGATCTGTGTCTCTCATAGTAGTAGTACTTCTTCTCACTGTGATTCTTCTTCCTAGCATTTGTTCTTTCAGAAAAAGACTGAATTCTGAATTCTGGACTTGAAGATTGTCTAGAATACCGGGCTCTTGAAAGAGTCCTTTTCCTGTATGACGACTCATAACCATCTCTGTCCTTGTTTCTGCTATAATAAGTGTATTCCCACTTATATTTGCTTccataattatttcttaaataatagCGATCTCGATTTCTACTTCGTGATCTTCTTTTGCCATGATCACTGCTACGAGATCTTGATCTGCTGGTGCTTCCGCTACTCAGAGAAAGTGTCTGGCTTCTCCTTGACCAGCTACTATCTCTAGTTCTGGATCTCTTTTTGTCCCTTCTTGCTCTAGGTCTGCTACTACTCTCCCTACTTCTGGATCGTTtactcttcattcttttcttcccatgATGCTTCCTGTGATTCCTCTGATCATGGCCACTTCTGCTCTGGGAACGAGAGTCTGAACTTCTCGATCTTCCCCTCTTTCGGTTTCGATTGAGGGGAGATGCTCTGTCCCCCCTGGTGGATGAACTGTCTCTGGGCGTTGATGTAGAtcgtttctcttctttctttgattttactCTTGTATCAGAATCACAATGGCTTTTACTCACTTGTTCATCCTTTCCAAGAACAGAACGTGGAGATGAACATCGACAAACATCACTATCATCAGAACTATAAGattgttcttgttcttgtgtCTTCACCGTTTCCATTTTATCGTAAGAGCCCACCTCCTCAGAATCAGAAGACAGCTCAACAAGTTCTGGGGTCCTTTCAGCTAGTGGTTTAACAAACCCAACAATGACACAATTGTCTGATGAGGAGTCACTGTCATTATTTAGGTCATCATTCGTCTGTACTCCCTGTACCTGAGGGGTGGCTCCTGTGGGGACAAGTTCTTCATCTGAACTGTCTGATGAATTTAAAAGGGAAGACATTCCAACATGCACTTGCTCTGAACTGGAGTAAGATGGTCCGGGAGTTTCATCATCCCATGGTGCCTGCCTAACAGTGGACACATTCATATCCAGCTCTTGAGTCTCAGTCTCATCTGGTGATATTGTTATGACTGAAGAATCAGAATGGCTGCCTTCTTCAGATGAAGGAGGGCAATCATAATTAGCATGCTGGTCAAAAGCTGCCATGTTGAAAGGAGATCGAGCAAAACTGATAAATTCGTGTATAAAATGCTCAGTTCGATTAAGCAAAAATGGTCTTAAGTCAGACACAAATGCCTGACTCTCCAAATCATAGCGAGTAACGTTACTCATGATGATGTGCTGGACAATATTGACTAAAGATCCATGGGCTCCAAAAAGAACTGTAAGCTCACGTTTTAACCAAGGAACTAGCCTATGAAGGCAAGCGGGATTCCTGCGGAAGAACTCAGCTGAGATATCCCTGTAGCGGCCACCATCCTCAATGCTTCTAACTCGAACACCAGCACGATAAAGAGTTCGCCTAAAATTAATAATATCTTGTTCTTGAATTTTCCGCAAAGATCTTTCATCTGCAGTAGCTGTCCTCCTTAATGCCATTTGTCTCATAAATTGAGGAATTTCAGCTTCTCTAGGTCTTGCTGAGATGCCTAACCCTTCAAACAGCACTCCACTGTCTGGTGGGGTAGTTGTTCTTCTATTTATGCTACTACCAGAGGAGTAAAGGGAAGCATTCCGTTCTCTTGTCATCGTGGTCCGGTAGCGGAATCTTCGAACCTCAGGAGCAGTAAAAGAACCATTGTATGAAGGCCTTAGGACATACTCCTTGAAGTCATCTTCAGCCCTCACAGAATGGAAAATAGAATCAAAGGGCTGCTTACATAGTGGACACTCAGCTTTGTTTTTTGACCACTCTTGCACACAGCGGAAACAAAACTTATGTAGACATCGATCTAAGTAAGACACATTATCGAATCTGTCCAAGCATATAGGACACTTAGAATCAGGAGAGGCATCAGCTGGGACCGTCTGCTGCAATTTGCTAGTGCCAGCTTTAGGTGAAAAGTTATCCATTTTAAATTCCTTAGCAGCCGAGGCCATCATCtgtaaaagggaaagaaaatacatCAGTAACTCAATAAAAGGATAACCGAACTAAAAAAGGACTCTGTTTATACTTAGGCAAAAACGAATGGTTTAACATAAAAAAACCAgtacaaaataaaagcataacaaCATAGCAATTAAAGCACAAGCTCCGAGATCTTATTTCCTAGGATAAAATCCTCTTCTGTACCCTCAAGTGTTACTATCTGTACTTTACTTTCACCTGTAGGTCAGACATTTCCCAGTACTCACTTAAGTATTTAACACAAATATAGAAGCACAAAAGCAAATGAGCACCTACGCTCCCCACTCAGACTTTGTTATTTTCAGAGATTCTGTTATTTTTGATACTATGATCACTGTTTCCTTTTAGACTTGCTTGtatctatataaaaaaaaaccatacctTTTGTCCACAAACGTTATTTTCATGTATGGTTttgtatttt includes:
- the Topors gene encoding E3 ubiquitin-protein ligase Topors isoform X1 — protein: MGSQPPPPGSPLPREEGEAPPPAPAEEGRRRSRRVRLRGSCRHRPSLLGRRELASSGPAGPATASSEKPGLPYLYQTGLPLSYIYSKMMASAAKEFKMDNFSPKAGTSKLQQTVPADASPDSKCPICLDRFDNVSYLDRCLHKFCFRCVQEWSKNKAECPLCKQPFDSIFHSVRAEDDFKEYVLRPSYNGSFTAPEVRRFRYRTTMTRERNASLYSSGSSINRRTTTPPDSGVLFEGLGISARPREAEIPQFMRQMALRRTATADERSLRKIQEQDIINFRRTLYRAGVRVRSIEDGGRYRDISAEFFRRNPACLHRLVPWLKRELTVLFGAHGSLVNIVQHIIMSNVTRYDLESQAFVSDLRPFLLNRTEHFIHEFISFARSPFNMAAFDQHANYDCPPSSEEGSHSDSSVITISPDETETQELDMNVSTVRQAPWDDETPGPSYSSSEQVHVGMSSLLNSSDSSDEELVPTGATPQVQGVQTNDDLNNDSDSSSDNCVIVGFVKPLAERTPELVELSSDSEEVGSYDKMETVKTQEQEQSYSSDDSDVCRCSSPRSVLGKDEQVSKSHCDSDTRVKSKKEEKRSTSTPRDSSSTRGDRASPLNRNRKRGRSRSSDSRSQSRSGHDQRNHRKHHGKKRMKSKRSRSRESSSRPRARRDKKRSRTRDSSWSRRSQTLSLSSGSTSRSRSRSSDHGKRRSRSRNRDRYYLRNNYGSKYKWEYTYYSRNKDRDGYESSYRKRTLSRARYSRQSSSPEFRIQSFSERTNARKKNHSEKKYYYYERHRSRSVSSSRSRTTSAAPAPDRVRNEKPGGKRKYKTRHLEGTNEVAQQSHDCASKGKDSHYQKSSKLDGNYKNESDSFSDSRSSDRETKHKKRKRRTRSLSVEIVYEGKTTDTAKHHKKKKKKHKKKHKKHHGDAASRSPVVITIDSDSDKDPEGKAAVEGSDGNLPQPLHSEVLTPSLEAFETRDVVTIEDEFGALDKECDVTALSDDLSTSRTLDNSVPPAVSVEQTLDVREESTFASDLESQSSNISIQTEPSRPLSSPRTSLLSAALGGDSDVS
- the Topors gene encoding E3 ubiquitin-protein ligase Topors isoform X2, yielding MGSQPPPPGSPLPREEGEAPPPAPAEEGRRRSRRVRLRGSCRHRPSLLGRRELASSGPAGPATASSEMMASAAKEFKMDNFSPKAGTSKLQQTVPADASPDSKCPICLDRFDNVSYLDRCLHKFCFRCVQEWSKNKAECPLCKQPFDSIFHSVRAEDDFKEYVLRPSYNGSFTAPEVRRFRYRTTMTRERNASLYSSGSSINRRTTTPPDSGVLFEGLGISARPREAEIPQFMRQMALRRTATADERSLRKIQEQDIINFRRTLYRAGVRVRSIEDGGRYRDISAEFFRRNPACLHRLVPWLKRELTVLFGAHGSLVNIVQHIIMSNVTRYDLESQAFVSDLRPFLLNRTEHFIHEFISFARSPFNMAAFDQHANYDCPPSSEEGSHSDSSVITISPDETETQELDMNVSTVRQAPWDDETPGPSYSSSEQVHVGMSSLLNSSDSSDEELVPTGATPQVQGVQTNDDLNNDSDSSSDNCVIVGFVKPLAERTPELVELSSDSEEVGSYDKMETVKTQEQEQSYSSDDSDVCRCSSPRSVLGKDEQVSKSHCDSDTRVKSKKEEKRSTSTPRDSSSTRGDRASPLNRNRKRGRSRSSDSRSQSRSGHDQRNHRKHHGKKRMKSKRSRSRESSSRPRARRDKKRSRTRDSSWSRRSQTLSLSSGSTSRSRSRSSDHGKRRSRSRNRDRYYLRNNYGSKYKWEYTYYSRNKDRDGYESSYRKRTLSRARYSRQSSSPEFRIQSFSERTNARKKNHSEKKYYYYERHRSRSVSSSRSRTTSAAPAPDRVRNEKPGGKRKYKTRHLEGTNEVAQQSHDCASKGKDSHYQKSSKLDGNYKNESDSFSDSRSSDRETKHKKRKRRTRSLSVEIVYEGKTTDTAKHHKKKKKKHKKKHKKHHGDAASRSPVVITIDSDSDKDPEGKAAVEGSDGNLPQPLHSEVLTPSLEAFETRDVVTIEDEFGALDKECDVTALSDDLSTSRTLDNSVPPAVSVEQTLDVREESTFASDLESQSSNISIQTEPSRPLSSPRTSLLSAALGGDSDVS